A section of the Enterococcus montenegrensis genome encodes:
- a CDS encoding DEAD/DEAH box helicase family protein, producing the protein MVKERLYEWLDREMRTITYAMNTHEVPKYVKANLKDELRPYQEEAFRRFQFMQDDNLLSGISDAGFQRKHLLFNMATGSGKTMVMASLMLYLFKEFNYQNFIFIVNTDAIIKKTHENMLNSSSSKYLFNPNGIFIDGEQIMIQSVANFPTVKDKNTIYLKLTTIQKIHGELNKPRENGISLESLEEEDIVILGDEAHHFNASTKKEKEQETSWENTINKMLYQRNSNKLLEFSATINMDNKNISQKYSDKILYKYDLGEFMNDRYSKNVLRLQSSDNDDEKMKDAILLSQYRKLIARENGISYFKPIVMFKSSKIKISEEKQQDFNTIIENLSVESLSKYINQRQTTVSSNSTLYKAFSYYLEQDLDSVIREIQEDFEPRNILNANEKNMLSVDNAVLLNSLENINNPIRVIFAVAKLNEGWDVLNLYDIVRISEGAGVTRTATDSEAQLVGRGARYFPFEYEREKSYQRRFDNVNSDLRFLETLHYHTINEKGYLANLEKSMNAVNLISSSDETIRYLSTKLKNSFKNSPVYKQGKLFINESRVTTSADFNSLKKFAIPDVWEIEYIGSTIETDYQGNIKQVDTLERNIEFLTVDKRFFKKALQRNPFYKFSNLKKFLPMLKSKSELLTSNDYFNGMKIRVSLPNGQTISNLSAYEKIDILDKFLGFCEDKIRKNYKKNLG; encoded by the coding sequence ATGGTAAAAGAACGGTTATATGAATGGTTAGATAGAGAAATGAGAACCATTACTTATGCAATGAATACCCATGAAGTTCCTAAATATGTAAAAGCTAATTTAAAAGATGAACTTCGTCCTTATCAAGAAGAAGCCTTTAGAAGATTTCAATTTATGCAAGATGATAATTTACTTTCAGGCATTAGTGATGCAGGCTTTCAAAGAAAACATTTGCTTTTTAATATGGCTACTGGTTCTGGGAAGACTATGGTAATGGCAAGTTTGATGTTGTATTTATTCAAAGAATTTAACTATCAAAACTTCATTTTTATTGTAAATACAGATGCGATTATTAAGAAAACACATGAAAACATGTTAAACAGTAGTTCTAGTAAATATCTTTTTAATCCAAATGGTATTTTTATTGATGGCGAACAAATTATGATTCAATCAGTAGCTAACTTTCCAACAGTAAAAGATAAAAACACTATTTATCTAAAGTTGACTACCATTCAAAAAATTCATGGAGAATTGAATAAGCCTAGGGAAAATGGTATATCTCTAGAGAGTTTAGAAGAGGAAGATATTGTCATATTAGGTGATGAAGCCCATCATTTTAATGCTTCCACAAAGAAAGAAAAAGAGCAAGAAACTTCTTGGGAAAATACTATTAACAAAATGCTGTATCAGAGAAATAGTAATAAACTCTTAGAGTTTTCTGCAACTATTAATATGGATAATAAGAATATATCACAAAAATATAGTGATAAAATTCTTTACAAATATGATTTAGGCGAATTCATGAATGATAGGTATTCCAAGAATGTATTAAGACTTCAATCTTCTGATAATGATGATGAGAAAATGAAAGATGCTATACTTTTAAGCCAATATCGAAAATTAATTGCTAGAGAAAATGGTATATCTTATTTCAAACCAATTGTCATGTTTAAATCAAGCAAAATTAAGATTTCTGAGGAAAAACAACAAGATTTCAATACTATCATAGAGAATTTATCTGTTGAAAGTTTATCTAAATATATCAATCAAAGGCAAACAACTGTATCATCGAATTCCACACTTTATAAAGCTTTTTCTTATTATTTAGAACAGGATTTAGATAGTGTTATTCGAGAAATTCAGGAGGATTTTGAACCCAGAAACATTCTAAATGCAAATGAGAAAAATATGTTGAGTGTTGATAATGCTGTATTACTAAATAGCTTGGAAAACATCAATAATCCCATACGAGTTATTTTTGCAGTAGCAAAGCTTAATGAGGGGTGGGATGTTTTAAATCTGTATGATATTGTCCGCATATCAGAAGGTGCAGGAGTAACTAGAACCGCTACAGATAGTGAAGCACAATTAGTTGGACGTGGTGCCAGATATTTTCCATTTGAATATGAAAGAGAAAAAAGCTACCAACGTAGATTTGATAATGTGAATAGTGACTTGCGTTTCTTAGAAACGTTGCACTATCATACGATTAATGAAAAAGGTTATTTAGCTAATCTTGAAAAATCAATGAATGCTGTTAATTTGATTAGTTCTAGTGATGAAACTATTCGTTATCTCTCTACAAAATTAAAAAATTCATTCAAAAATTCCCCAGTCTATAAACAAGGAAAACTATTTATAAACGAAAGTAGAGTTACTACTTCTGCAGATTTCAACTCCTTAAAAAAATTTGCTATACCTGATGTGTGGGAAATTGAGTATATCGGTTCAACGATTGAGACGGATTACCAAGGAAATATAAAACAAGTAGATACCTTGGAAAGAAATATTGAATTTTTAACAGTAGACAAAAGATTCTTTAAAAAGGCATTGCAACGAAATCCGTTTTATAAATTCTCCAATTTAAAAAAATTTCTACCTATGCTTAAATCTAAAAGCGAGTTATTAACAAGTAATGATTATTTTAATGGAATGAAAATTAGAGTTTCTTTGCCTAATGGGCAGACTATTTCTAATTTATCTGCTTATGAAAAAATTGATATTTTAGATAAGTTTTTAGGTTTTTGTGAAGATAAAATTCGTAAAAACTATAAAAAGAATTTGGGTTAA